In the Armatimonas rosea genome, AGCGCACGCGTGATGATCTCTCGCTACGCGGGTGGCCTGGATGGGGATACGAGTGAGGTGTTCCTGAAAAAAATCGAGGGCGAGTGGTTTGTCGTGGACTTCCAGTTGCGCTTGGTCTCGTGAGGTATTGCATGCGTTTTGGATCCATCATCGTCGCTCTTCTTCTGCTCTTGGGCGCTCGCTCCGCAGGCGCACAGTCCCTTACCGCCCCGCCGTTTGTGCGCCAGTGGACCCAGTTTCTGGGGGATGGTGTCTCTGTTATTGCGGGTGAGAAAGGGACGCTCTACTACAAATCTTGGCAAGAGGTTGCTGCCCTCGACCTCGCGACCGGGGGGAAGAAGTGGAGCTGCCTCGCGGGGCAACGGGTTGGCTCTACCTGCCTGCGCACGGGTACGCTCTACGCGCTGGTGGCGGGAAAGGACCTCTACGCCATCGACGCAGGTACGGGAAGCTCCCGGCTCCTCCAGCACTTTCCGCTGGAAATCCAGCAGCTAACCCAAGACCCAGAGCAGCTCTATGCACTCGATGCGCGTGGGGCACTCCATGCGCTCTCGCCGCGCACCGGCCAGGTTCTCTGGAGCACAGTGCTCGTGTCGCCGCTAAAGCCGGATACCGTCAGTGTCGTGCTGGCGGCCACGCGCGATGGGGTCTATGTGGGAATTGATGTGAAGGGGAAACGGGGAGAGGAGCTCGGGATTGCCCCCGAGAGTGGCAGGGTTCTCTGGCGACGCGGGGTATCTTTTCCAGAGCTCTATAGCCACGCCGTTATTGAGGGGGGTGTGGTGTTCTTTGGGGAAAGGCCGCGTCGCCTCCAGGCACGCACCGGCAACGTGGTCTGGACCGCCCGAGGCTACTTGGCTGCGGGGCCGGTGCTTGGCAATGTCTGGCTGACGAGCAGGTGGGACGCCACACAGGGCCACGATCTTGCGACCGGCAAGCGGCTCTGGAAGAGCCCGGTTGCCTACGGCGATATCCTCAGTAGCTGTAGCGATGGGCAGAACCTACTCATCGAGGCCATGAACTACTCTCCGACAGTACAGGGCACCTACTGCCTCTCGCGGGAAGGCAAGCTACGCTGGCAAGCCGACAAGCCCTTCACCGGAGCCCCGATCTACGCCGACCAGAACTCTATCGTCACCTACGACCAGAGTGAGAACCGCCTCATGGGCTACGTCCCCGGTGCGCTCCCCCGGCTTCCGGCAGCTGCAGCAGGGAAAAAAGCAATGGCGGAGCGGCAGGTTGCCCAGTTTGAGACCCTGGATGCAGCCGAGCGCCAGCAGCTAGAGAAGCTCAAACCCTACAGTGCTCGGGCGTTTCTGCCCCGGTACTTGGAGCTGGCAAAGCATCGCATCCAAAACCTAGATACCTACCTGCTCGCGTTCTGCGAAAAAGAGAATACCGCGGCACTCTTAGGGTTGTGGAAACAGGGCGGTGGGGAGGCCGCCGAGCGTGCCTTGCAAGCCAAGGGGAACCCGGATCTCTACATCCCCGTCTTCCTCCAGAAGCTCCTCACGTACCCTCGGAAGCCCCGGTCGGAGGGGATGCAAAGCGAGTATCTGCTCTCTGTTATTGCGCACTCATCGCACCCAGAAGCAGTGGCCTTTCTGCTCAGCGCCCTGCGCGATCCCAAAGCCCCGCGAGAGTGGCGTACCGAGGCATTTCAGCATCTGGCAGGTACGGGTGGAGCCGAGGGGGTCGCTGCCGTACGAGCCGCACGGGCCAAGTCCGGCCCTTGCAAGCCCTGGTACGAGCGCATCAACTTCGATAAGCAGAACATCGTCAGCACTCAGCAAGACACCAAGGGGCGCACCTGGATGCTGTTCTACAGCAGTATCCTGGGCTACGGCACGGCCTTGTTTATGGTCGAAAGGCGCGGCACCGAGTGGGGCACTCCGCTTTTTACCGGAATCGGGACGACGGGGCGCGACGAGTTTCCTAAGACCTTCCGTGGGATTCCCCTCGACAAACTCCTGGCGTCCGAGTGGATCAAGCTCTTCCCAGACGATCCTACGATTCGCAAGGACACGGATGGCGATGGGCTCACGGACTTAGCCGAAGCGCGTCTGGGGACCGATCCTAAGAAAGCCGATACCGATGGCGATGACCTCCGTGATGCGGTCGATCCCTGCCCGCTCGTCGCGCGGCGTCCGCAGGGCGACACCGAGCAGATCCTCGCTGCCTGCATCGAGGCGTGGCTTTTCGCCCAGGAGAACCAGGCAGACCCCGTGATTGTCTCCACGACGGACACGATCCCCTTCGAGGTCTACAGCAACGAGGGGCAAGTGCTGTGGGAAAAACGGGGGAACTCTCTCTGGCGCTCGCGCGTGGGGATCTACCGGATAGGCAACGTCTTCCTCGACTTTAAATCCCCGGATGGCCCCACGGGGCAACGCATCGTTTATGGGCCCGACCGCCAAACTGCACAGGTTGTCCTCTTGCCCGACGATGGCAGCTGCATCATGGGCCATGGTACGTTCACCCTCAAGAAAATCGACGGCGAGTGGTTCGTCGTGGACTGGCAAAAGCTCTCTGCGACGTGGTGGTTACGCTAAGGGACTGGGTTGGGTGAGGTATCATGGAAGGCGCTATGCTTACCCTTGACGCCGCCTACCTGGCTCCCAATGTCACCCCTGAGCTGGTCGCGCAACAGACCGACCGGCTCGCGCTTGCCCACGCTACCCTGACCAACGGCTCTGGGGCCGGCTCGGACTTTCTGGGCTGGCTCGATCCCGCCGCCATGGCCGATGATGCCCTGCTGGAGGAGATCGAGTCCATCGCCGACGACCTACGGGCGCGGACCGATGTCCTGGTCTCGGTGGGGATCGGGGGGTCGTATCTCGGGGCCCGCGCGGTGATCGAGGCACTGGGGGGAGACCGGACCGTGGAGTTTGCGGGGCAGAACCTCTCCGCCCACTACCACAGTGCGCTGCTTGGGCGACTCAAGGGCAAGAAGCTCGCGGTCAATGCCATCAGCAAGTCCGGCACCACCACCGAGCCCGCGGTCGCGTTTCGGATCTTCCGTGAGCTCGCCGAGCCGGGCTGCATTGTCGCCACCACGGACAAGCACAAGGGCGCTCTGCGGAAAGTGGCCAGCGGGGCGGGCTGGCGCACCCTTCCTATCGAGGACAGTATCGGGGGGCGCTACTCCGTGCTCTCGCCGGTGGGGCTCCTGCCAATCGCCTACGCCGGGATCGATATTCGCGAACTGCAGCGGGGAGCGATCGCCTGTGCCCGTGCCGCCGCGGAGCC is a window encoding:
- a CDS encoding PQQ-binding-like beta-propeller repeat protein, translating into MRFGSIIVALLLLLGARSAGAQSLTAPPFVRQWTQFLGDGVSVIAGEKGTLYYKSWQEVAALDLATGGKKWSCLAGQRVGSTCLRTGTLYALVAGKDLYAIDAGTGSSRLLQHFPLEIQQLTQDPEQLYALDARGALHALSPRTGQVLWSTVLVSPLKPDTVSVVLAATRDGVYVGIDVKGKRGEELGIAPESGRVLWRRGVSFPELYSHAVIEGGVVFFGERPRRLQARTGNVVWTARGYLAAGPVLGNVWLTSRWDATQGHDLATGKRLWKSPVAYGDILSSCSDGQNLLIEAMNYSPTVQGTYCLSREGKLRWQADKPFTGAPIYADQNSIVTYDQSENRLMGYVPGALPRLPAAAAGKKAMAERQVAQFETLDAAERQQLEKLKPYSARAFLPRYLELAKHRIQNLDTYLLAFCEKENTAALLGLWKQGGGEAAERALQAKGNPDLYIPVFLQKLLTYPRKPRSEGMQSEYLLSVIAHSSHPEAVAFLLSALRDPKAPREWRTEAFQHLAGTGGAEGVAAVRAARAKSGPCKPWYERINFDKQNIVSTQQDTKGRTWMLFYSSILGYGTALFMVERRGTEWGTPLFTGIGTTGRDEFPKTFRGIPLDKLLASEWIKLFPDDPTIRKDTDGDGLTDLAEARLGTDPKKADTDGDDLRDAVDPCPLVARRPQGDTEQILAACIEAWLFAQENQADPVIVSTTDTIPFEVYSNEGQVLWEKRGNSLWRSRVGIYRIGNVFLDFKSPDGPTGQRIVYGPDRQTAQVVLLPDDGSCIMGHGTFTLKKIDGEWFVVDWQKLSATWWLR
- a CDS encoding glucose-6-phosphate isomerase yields the protein MLTLDAAYLAPNVTPELVAQQTDRLALAHATLTNGSGAGSDFLGWLDPAAMADDALLEEIESIADDLRARTDVLVSVGIGGSYLGARAVIEALGGDRTVEFAGQNLSAHYHSALLGRLKGKKLAVNAISKSGTTTEPAVAFRIFRELAEPGCIVATTDKHKGALRKVASGAGWRTLPIEDSIGGRYSVLSPVGLLPIAYAGIDIRELQRGAIACARAAAEPDPKKNPVLFYAAARNLLYQQGFLIEALASFEPRLHYVLEWWKQLYGESEGKNHMALYPSSVEFTTDLHSMGQYFQEGRRALIETFVIVDGGEPSLTLPSGDNADELGYLVGEELTAINQAAYQATALAHREGGVPSLTIHLPKLDAYHLGFLLYFFERACGISGYLMGVNPFDQPGVEAYKKNMFGLLAKPGYEALSGELKAKVGAAGDAALVRF